The Streptomyces avermitilis MA-4680 = NBRC 14893 genome contains a region encoding:
- a CDS encoding nucleotidyltransferase family protein — translation MTEAILLVGGRGTRLRPLTVHTPKPMVPAAGVPFLTHQLARARAAGVDHIVLATSYLAEVFEPYFGDGSALGLHLEYVTEEEPLGTGGAIRNVASRLHSGPDEPVLIFNGDILTGLDIRALVHTHETTAADVSLHLTKVTDPRAYGLVPTDETGRVTAFLEKPQTPEEIVTDQINAGAYVFRRSVIDTIPAGRPVSVERETFPGLLSAGAHLQGMVDSTYWLDLGTPAAFVRGSADLVLGRAPSPAVPGRCGDRLVLPTASVASDAKLTGGTVVGEGAFVGEGARIFGSTLLSGAVVEPGAVITDSLLGARSRVGERSILTGAVIGDGAVIGADNELRDGVRVWCDARIPAGAVRFSSDQ, via the coding sequence GTGACAGAAGCGATCCTCCTGGTCGGCGGCAGAGGCACCCGGCTTCGTCCGCTCACGGTGCACACCCCCAAGCCCATGGTCCCGGCGGCCGGGGTCCCGTTCCTCACGCATCAGCTGGCGCGGGCGAGGGCGGCGGGCGTGGACCACATCGTCCTGGCGACCTCCTATCTCGCCGAAGTCTTCGAGCCGTACTTCGGCGACGGCTCGGCTCTCGGTCTGCACCTGGAGTACGTCACGGAGGAGGAGCCCCTCGGGACGGGCGGCGCGATCCGCAACGTGGCGTCGCGCCTCCACTCCGGCCCCGACGAGCCGGTGCTGATCTTCAACGGCGACATCCTGACGGGCCTGGACATCCGTGCCCTGGTCCACACGCACGAGACGACGGCCGCGGATGTCTCCCTGCACCTCACCAAGGTGACGGACCCGAGGGCGTACGGCCTCGTCCCCACGGACGAGACGGGCCGGGTCACTGCCTTCCTGGAGAAGCCGCAGACCCCCGAGGAGATCGTCACCGACCAGATCAACGCGGGGGCGTACGTCTTCCGGCGCTCGGTCATCGACACGATCCCGGCGGGCCGCCCGGTCTCGGTGGAGCGCGAGACGTTCCCCGGCCTGCTGTCCGCCGGAGCACACCTCCAGGGCATGGTGGACTCGACGTACTGGCTGGACCTGGGCACCCCCGCGGCCTTCGTACGCGGTTCGGCGGACCTGGTTCTGGGCCGTGCCCCGTCCCCCGCGGTCCCGGGCCGCTGCGGCGACCGCCTGGTGCTGCCGACGGCTTCGGTCGCCTCCGACGCCAAGCTGACGGGCGGCACGGTGGTCGGCGAGGGCGCGTTCGTCGGCGAGGGTGCCCGCATCTTCGGCAGCACGCTCCTGTCCGGCGCGGTCGTCGAACCGGGCGCGGTCATCACGGACTCCCTGCTCGGCGCCCGCTCCCGGGTGGGCGAGCGCTCGATCCTGACGGGAGCGGTCATCGGCGACGGCGCGGTGATCGGCGCGGACAACGAACTCCGCGACGGTGTACGGGTGTGGTGCGACGCGAGGATTCCGGCGGGGGCGGTGCGGTTCTCCTCGGACCAGTAG
- a CDS encoding DNA-3-methyladenine glycosylase family protein: MAGRFSPRPTRTTVRGGHVVVPGASGAVPRPAPATGLRRGWTPPWPLDLGIVLGPLRRGPGDPTFRTTPDGAVWRASRTPAGPGTLRVALRGGAVEAEAWGPGAEWLLHQLPEMLGSADDPDAFEPRHRLVAVTRHRRPGLRLTRTGLVLESLIPSVLEQKVTADEAYRAWRLLVRKFGEPAPGPVEGRMHVMPEPRTWALIPSWEWHRAGVDNKRASTILRAVRVAARLEQAMGMEPAQAQARLEVVSGIGPWTSAETVQRSHGAADSVTVGDLHLPRIVGYALAGDRDADDAAMLELLAPYAGQRHRAARLILLSGRTPPRRMPGMPRTDIGKL; this comes from the coding sequence GTGGCTGGACGCTTCTCCCCTCGGCCCACGCGTACGACCGTGCGCGGCGGGCATGTCGTGGTGCCCGGGGCGTCCGGTGCGGTGCCGCGGCCCGCTCCCGCCACCGGGCTGCGGCGCGGGTGGACCCCGCCCTGGCCGCTCGACCTCGGGATCGTGCTCGGGCCGCTGCGGCGCGGGCCCGGCGATCCGACGTTTCGTACGACACCGGACGGGGCCGTGTGGCGGGCCAGCCGTACGCCCGCCGGGCCCGGCACCCTGCGGGTCGCGCTGCGGGGCGGCGCGGTCGAGGCCGAGGCGTGGGGCCCGGGGGCGGAGTGGCTGCTGCATCAGTTGCCGGAGATGCTGGGCTCGGCCGACGACCCGGACGCCTTCGAGCCGCGCCACCGGCTGGTCGCGGTGACCCGGCACCGGCGGCCCGGGCTGCGGCTCACGCGTACGGGACTGGTGCTGGAGTCGCTGATCCCGTCGGTCCTGGAGCAGAAGGTCACGGCCGACGAGGCGTACCGGGCATGGCGGCTGCTCGTACGGAAGTTCGGGGAGCCGGCGCCCGGGCCCGTGGAGGGGCGGATGCATGTGATGCCCGAGCCGCGGACGTGGGCGTTGATCCCGTCCTGGGAGTGGCATCGGGCGGGGGTCGACAACAAGCGGGCTTCGACGATTCTGCGGGCGGTGCGGGTCGCCGCGCGGCTGGAGCAGGCGATGGGGATGGAGCCGGCGCAGGCTCAGGCGCGGCTCGAGGTGGTGTCGGGGATCGGGCCGTGGACGTCGGCGGAGACCGTGCAGCGCAGTCACGGGGCGGCGGATTCGGTGACGGTCGGGGATCTGCATCTGCCCCGGATCGTGGGGTACGCGCTGGCGGGCGACCGGGACGCGGACGACGCCGCGATGCTGGAACTGCTCGCACCGTATGCCGGGCAGCGGCACCGTGCGGCCCGGCTGATTCTGCTGTCCGGCCGCACGCCGCCGCGCCGGATGCCGGGTATGCCGCGTACGGACATCGGGAAGTTGTAG
- a CDS encoding coenzyme F420-0:L-glutamate ligase: MPGLPEVAPGDDLAKLIAAVEPGLVDGDVLLVTSKIVSKAEGRIVRADDREAAIDAETVRVVARRGALRIVENRQGLVMAAAGVDASNTPSGTVLLLPEDPDASARAIRDGLRDTLGVDVGVVVTDTFGRPWRTGLTDVAIGAAGVRVLDDLRGGTDAYGNPLSATVVATADELAAAGDLVKGKAAGLPVAVVRGLPHVIAGDDEAGARAMVRGGRDDMFRLGTSEAVREAVTQRRTVRAFTDEPVDPGAVRRAVAAAVTAPAPHHTTPWRFVLLESAESRTRLLDAMRDAWIADLRGDRKTEESIAKRVRRGDVLRNAPYLVVPCMVMDGSHSYGDARRDAAEREMFVVATGAGVQNFLVALAGERLGSAWVSSTMFCRDVVRRALGLPESWEPMGAVAVGHAAEEPRDRPARDAGAFIEVR, encoded by the coding sequence GTGCCCGGTCTTCCCGAGGTCGCGCCCGGCGACGATCTCGCCAAGCTCATCGCCGCCGTCGAGCCCGGCCTCGTCGACGGTGACGTTCTCCTCGTCACCTCGAAGATCGTGTCCAAGGCCGAGGGGCGGATCGTGCGGGCGGACGACCGCGAGGCGGCCATCGACGCCGAGACCGTACGGGTCGTGGCGCGGCGGGGCGCGCTGCGGATCGTCGAGAACCGGCAGGGTCTCGTCATGGCCGCCGCCGGCGTCGACGCGTCCAACACCCCTTCCGGGACCGTGCTGCTGCTCCCCGAGGATCCCGACGCGTCGGCGCGGGCGATCCGGGACGGGCTGCGGGACACGCTCGGGGTCGATGTCGGCGTCGTCGTCACGGACACCTTCGGACGGCCCTGGCGGACCGGTCTGACGGATGTCGCCATCGGCGCCGCCGGTGTGCGCGTACTCGACGATCTGCGCGGCGGCACGGACGCGTACGGCAATCCGCTGAGCGCCACCGTCGTCGCCACCGCCGACGAGCTGGCCGCCGCCGGTGACCTGGTCAAGGGCAAGGCCGCCGGGCTGCCCGTCGCCGTCGTGCGGGGGCTGCCGCACGTGATCGCCGGGGACGACGAAGCGGGAGCGCGCGCGATGGTGCGCGGCGGACGTGACGACATGTTCCGGCTCGGCACGTCGGAGGCCGTGCGGGAGGCGGTGACCCAGCGGCGTACCGTACGGGCCTTCACCGACGAGCCCGTCGACCCCGGTGCCGTACGGCGTGCCGTGGCCGCGGCCGTCACCGCGCCGGCGCCGCACCACACGACGCCCTGGCGTTTTGTGCTCCTGGAGTCCGCGGAGTCGCGCACCCGGCTGCTGGACGCCATGCGGGACGCGTGGATCGCGGATCTGCGCGGGGACCGGAAGACCGAGGAGTCCATCGCCAAGCGGGTCAGACGCGGGGACGTGCTGCGCAACGCGCCGTATCTCGTCGTGCCCTGCATGGTCATGGACGGGTCCCACAGCTACGGCGACGCGCGGCGGGACGCGGCCGAGCGGGAGATGTTCGTGGTCGCCACCGGCGCCGGGGTGCAGAACTTCCTCGTCGCGCTCGCCGGGGAGCGGCTGGGCTCGGCCTGGGTGTCGTCGACGATGTTCTGCCGGGATGTCGTACGGCGGGCGCTGGGGCTGCCGGAGAGCTGGGAGCCGATGGGAGCCGTGGCCGTGGGGCACGCGGCGGAGGAACCCAGGGACCGGCCCGCGCGCGACGCCGGGGCGTTCATCGAGGTGCGCTGA
- the cofD gene encoding 2-phospho-L-lactate transferase encodes MRIVVLAGGIGGARFLRGLQRAAPDADITVIGNTGDDIHLFGLKVCPDLDTVMYTLGGGINEEQGWGRADETFHLKEELAAYGVGPEWFGLGDRDFATHIVRTQMLGAGYPLSAVTQALCDRWKPGVRLIPMSDDRIETHVAVDMDGERKAVHFQEYWVRLRASVPAVAVVPVGAEQAKPAPGVLEAIAEADVVLFPPSNPVVSVGTILAVPGIREAIAEAGVPVVGLSPIVGDAPVRGMADKVLAAVGVESTAAAVAEHYGSGLLDGWLVDTVDASVVERVEAAGIRCRAVPLMMTDLDATAQMAREALALAEEVRTP; translated from the coding sequence ATGCGCATTGTGGTTCTGGCAGGCGGCATCGGCGGTGCTCGTTTTCTGCGTGGTCTCCAGCGGGCCGCGCCCGACGCGGACATCACCGTCATCGGCAACACCGGGGACGACATCCACCTCTTCGGTCTGAAGGTCTGTCCGGACCTGGACACGGTGATGTACACCCTCGGCGGCGGCATCAACGAGGAACAGGGCTGGGGTCGGGCCGACGAGACCTTCCATCTCAAGGAGGAGCTCGCGGCGTACGGGGTCGGCCCCGAGTGGTTCGGTCTCGGCGACCGGGACTTCGCCACGCACATCGTGCGGACGCAGATGCTCGGGGCGGGGTATCCGCTCAGCGCCGTCACCCAGGCGCTCTGCGACCGGTGGAAGCCGGGGGTGCGGCTCATCCCGATGTCCGACGACCGGATCGAGACCCACGTGGCCGTGGACATGGACGGGGAGCGCAAGGCGGTCCACTTCCAGGAGTACTGGGTGCGGCTGCGGGCCTCCGTGCCGGCCGTGGCCGTCGTCCCGGTCGGCGCCGAGCAGGCGAAGCCCGCGCCCGGGGTGCTGGAGGCCATCGCCGAGGCGGACGTCGTGCTCTTCCCGCCGTCCAACCCGGTCGTGTCCGTCGGCACGATCCTCGCGGTGCCCGGCATCCGGGAGGCCATCGCCGAGGCCGGGGTGCCGGTGGTCGGTCTCTCCCCCATCGTCGGGGACGCGCCCGTGCGGGGCATGGCCGACAAGGTGCTGGCGGCGGTCGGCGTCGAGTCGACGGCCGCGGCGGTCGCCGAGCACTACGGCTCGGGGCTCCTCGACGGCTGGCTCGTCGACACCGTGGACGCGTCCGTGGTGGAGCGGGTCGAGGCGGCGGGCATCCGCTGCCGGGCGGTGCCGCTGATGATGACCGACCTGGACGCGACGGCGCAGATGGCACGCGAGGCACTGGCACTGGCGGAGGAGGTGCGGACGCCTTGA
- a CDS encoding cysteine dioxygenase translates to MNSDSDLQIAGDILEVPHLLQPPREHPATVAEFVGLARSIAADRSQWEHLVQYDATSRWYHRLRTGPGYEVWLLSWVPGQGSGLHDHGRSSGVLTVLEGALTERTERGTRALGAGAQRVFAPGYVHEVVNDALEPAVSLHVYYPGLTEMPMLPRSEPSSAGETPIAHCASVPTTA, encoded by the coding sequence ATGAACAGCGACAGCGACCTCCAGATCGCCGGCGACATCCTCGAAGTACCGCACCTTCTCCAGCCGCCGCGCGAGCACCCCGCCACCGTGGCCGAGTTCGTCGGCCTCGCCCGCTCCATCGCCGCCGACCGCTCCCAGTGGGAGCACCTCGTCCAGTACGACGCCACCTCCCGCTGGTACCACCGGCTGCGCACCGGGCCCGGCTACGAGGTGTGGCTCCTTTCCTGGGTGCCCGGGCAGGGCAGCGGGCTGCACGACCACGGCCGCTCCTCCGGCGTACTCACCGTCCTGGAGGGCGCACTGACCGAGCGGACCGAGCGCGGGACGCGCGCGTTGGGCGCCGGGGCGCAGCGGGTGTTCGCGCCGGGGTACGTCCACGAGGTCGTCAACGACGCCCTCGAACCGGCCGTGAGCCTGCACGTCTACTACCCGGGGCTGACCGAGATGCCGATGCTCCCCCGGTCCGAGCCGAGTTCGGCAGGGGAGACCCCCATCGCTCATTGCGCGTCCGTCCCGACGACCGCGTGA
- a CDS encoding WhiB family transcriptional regulator — protein MTELVQQLLVDDADEELGWQERALCAQTDPESFFPEKGGSTREAKKVCLACEVRSECLEYALANDERFGIWGGLSERERRRLKKAAI, from the coding sequence ATGACCGAGCTGGTGCAGCAACTGCTGGTCGACGACGCGGACGAGGAACTCGGCTGGCAGGAGCGCGCACTGTGCGCCCAGACCGACCCCGAGTCCTTCTTTCCCGAGAAGGGCGGCTCCACCCGCGAGGCGAAGAAGGTCTGCCTCGCCTGCGAGGTCCGCTCCGAGTGCCTCGAATACGCGCTCGCCAACGACGAGCGGTTCGGCATCTGGGGCGGTCTCTCCGAGCGCGAGCGGCGTCGGCTGAAGAAGGCCGCGATCTGA
- a CDS encoding glycosyltransferase family 2 protein yields MSVHSHTAAQYDAATAPFDPASPPEFPRHVVTAVLVSHDGARWLPDALAGVLGQERPVQNAVAADTGSADASAQLLTDALGADRVLHLARRTGFGQAVEEANRAAAVLTPDDLPYLKRPSGWDPVTRSWRDDAYDLPDLPHGEPEQWLWLLHDDCAPDPDALAHLLRIVENEQELGREVAVVGPKLRGWYDRRQLLEVGVTIANSGRRWTGLDRREQDQGQHDHVRPVLSVSTAGMLIRRDVFEELGGFDRRLPLMRDDVDLCWRATAAGHRVLVAPEAVVRHAEAASRERRAVDCVGRTSASPHKVDKAGAVYTLLVNARTAQLPWILIRLVLGTLLRTVAYLVGKVPGQAVDEIRGLLGTLLRPERIIAGRRRRGRPQVDKGELRPLFPPPGATVRATVEQFAGNLTGNSDPEASSAGRHGGAVESGPGGDDADFLQVEQFARLKRIARKPGPVLFVVLLLVSLVACRALFGGGALAGGALLPAPADASELWSRYLDGWHPVGVGGTQSAPPYLALVALLASVLFGSTGLAVTVLLVCSVPLAGITAYFASRPLVESRLLRAWVSVVYAFLPAATGALAGGRIGTAVLAILLPLIARAGIAAGGLAHASGTRGSWRATWAYALLLTFTTAFTPIVWPIALVLGLALLVVRRGEITAYGLRFIAQFGTPLLVLAPWSLTLLPFGFFTEAGLKFGAGAASVTDLLGAGPGGPGTVSGLMLIGIVLAALAALLRSERQPGIWTAWAVALVALVFAVLSNRSAWAGPATLVYGLALLAAAALGADGARARVAEQSFGWRQPVAALIAFSSAAGPLLVAAGWMIGGADGPVERRDPVQVPAFVAEESGTRDQARTLVLNSTSPARVGYTLVRGSGARLGDAELAAAGGENKRLDKVVANLVAGSGADQADELGGFAVRYVLVRKGAPREVSRVLDATPGLSRLSQGDGSALWRVDRQVSRAAIVTGSGEPEPVAAGPVELHTTLPPGAAGRVLRIADTADEGWTATLDGKPLTRTTVDGWAQGFELPASGGKLDVTFDAPLGHTGWLWAQGALAVVLVVLALPGRRRDVDDDLPEEEAIPAQETAGEGRRARRLRAQAEAEAEQAAADGSTAPPSPEEAPAHAAIPQQQPYDEWDAASYGGAEYGTYGGDQYQAAPQYPAGTYEQPYQADPYQGGQYDPYAYGGTSTAYDQNYTQGYDPTAYDPANPPHPPHPPHHGTDSERPDGSQQ; encoded by the coding sequence ATGTCCGTGCACAGTCATACGGCAGCCCAATACGACGCCGCCACCGCGCCGTTCGACCCGGCCAGCCCGCCCGAGTTTCCGCGCCATGTGGTGACGGCGGTGCTCGTCTCCCACGACGGCGCCCGCTGGCTGCCCGACGCGCTGGCAGGCGTGCTCGGCCAGGAGCGTCCCGTGCAGAACGCCGTCGCGGCCGACACCGGCAGCGCGGACGCCTCCGCCCAGCTGCTCACCGACGCGCTCGGCGCCGACCGGGTGCTGCACCTGGCCCGGCGCACCGGCTTCGGTCAGGCCGTCGAGGAGGCCAACCGAGCCGCGGCCGTACTGACCCCGGACGACCTGCCGTACCTCAAGCGCCCCAGCGGCTGGGACCCCGTCACCCGCAGCTGGCGCGACGACGCGTACGACCTGCCGGACCTCCCGCACGGCGAGCCCGAACAGTGGCTCTGGCTGCTGCACGACGACTGTGCCCCCGACCCGGACGCCCTGGCCCACCTCCTGAGGATCGTGGAGAACGAGCAGGAGCTGGGCCGCGAGGTCGCCGTCGTCGGCCCCAAGCTCCGCGGCTGGTACGACCGCAGACAACTCCTCGAAGTCGGCGTCACCATCGCCAACAGCGGCCGCCGCTGGACCGGTCTGGACCGCCGCGAACAGGACCAGGGCCAGCACGACCACGTACGGCCGGTGCTGTCCGTCTCCACCGCCGGCATGCTGATCCGGCGCGACGTCTTCGAAGAGCTCGGCGGTTTCGACCGGCGGCTGCCCCTGATGCGCGACGACGTGGACCTGTGCTGGCGCGCCACGGCCGCGGGCCACCGCGTCCTCGTCGCCCCCGAAGCGGTCGTACGGCACGCCGAGGCCGCCTCCCGCGAGCGCCGCGCCGTCGACTGCGTGGGCCGTACCTCCGCGTCCCCGCACAAGGTGGACAAGGCGGGCGCGGTCTACACCCTCCTCGTCAACGCCCGTACGGCACAGCTGCCCTGGATCCTGATCCGGCTGGTGCTCGGCACCCTGCTGCGCACCGTCGCCTATCTCGTCGGCAAGGTCCCCGGACAGGCCGTCGACGAGATCCGCGGTCTGCTGGGCACCCTGCTGCGGCCCGAGCGGATCATCGCCGGGCGGCGCAGGCGCGGGCGCCCGCAGGTCGACAAGGGTGAACTGCGCCCGCTGTTCCCGCCGCCCGGAGCGACCGTCCGGGCCACCGTCGAGCAGTTCGCCGGCAACCTGACGGGCAACTCCGACCCCGAAGCCTCCTCGGCCGGCCGGCACGGCGGCGCGGTGGAGTCCGGACCGGGCGGCGACGACGCCGACTTCCTCCAGGTCGAACAGTTCGCCCGGCTCAAGCGCATCGCCCGCAAGCCCGGTCCGGTGCTCTTCGTCGTCCTCCTGCTCGTCTCGCTCGTCGCCTGCCGCGCACTGTTCGGCGGTGGCGCGCTCGCGGGCGGCGCACTGCTGCCCGCGCCCGCCGACGCCTCCGAGCTGTGGTCGCGCTATCTCGACGGCTGGCACCCGGTGGGCGTGGGCGGCACACAGTCCGCGCCGCCCTATCTCGCGCTCGTCGCCCTGCTCGCGAGCGTCCTGTTCGGCTCCACCGGGCTCGCGGTCACCGTGCTGCTCGTCTGCTCGGTGCCGCTGGCCGGCATCACCGCGTACTTCGCCTCGCGTCCGCTCGTCGAATCGCGGCTGCTGCGCGCGTGGGTGTCCGTCGTGTACGCCTTCCTGCCCGCCGCCACCGGCGCCCTCGCCGGCGGCCGCATCGGCACCGCGGTCCTCGCGATCCTGCTGCCGCTCATCGCGCGCGCGGGCATCGCCGCCGGCGGCCTCGCGCATGCCTCGGGCACGCGCGGCAGCTGGCGGGCCACCTGGGCCTACGCACTGCTGCTGACGTTCACCACAGCCTTCACACCGATCGTGTGGCCCATCGCGCTGGTGCTCGGTCTCGCGCTCCTCGTGGTGCGCCGCGGCGAAATCACCGCCTACGGGCTGCGGTTCATCGCCCAGTTCGGCACCCCGCTGCTCGTCCTCGCCCCCTGGTCGCTGACGCTGCTGCCGTTCGGCTTCTTCACGGAGGCCGGACTGAAGTTCGGCGCGGGCGCGGCCTCCGTGACCGACCTGCTCGGTGCGGGGCCCGGCGGTCCGGGCACCGTCAGCGGGCTCATGCTCATCGGCATCGTGCTCGCCGCGCTGGCCGCCCTGCTGCGCTCCGAACGCCAGCCGGGAATCTGGACGGCCTGGGCGGTCGCCCTGGTGGCGCTCGTCTTCGCGGTCCTGTCCAACCGCTCCGCCTGGGCCGGCCCCGCCACCCTCGTCTACGGGCTCGCCCTCCTGGCCGCCGCCGCGCTCGGCGCCGACGGGGCACGCGCGCGCGTGGCCGAGCAGAGCTTCGGCTGGCGGCAGCCGGTGGCCGCGCTCATCGCCTTCTCCTCGGCGGCCGGCCCGCTGCTCGTCGCCGCGGGGTGGATGATCGGCGGCGCCGACGGCCCCGTGGAGCGCCGTGACCCGGTCCAGGTGCCCGCGTTCGTCGCCGAGGAGAGCGGCACCCGCGACCAGGCTCGCACCCTCGTCCTCAACAGCACCTCACCGGCCCGCGTCGGCTACACCCTGGTCCGCGGCTCCGGCGCCCGGCTGGGCGATGCCGAACTCGCGGCGGCGGGCGGCGAGAACAAGCGGCTCGACAAGGTCGTCGCCAACCTCGTCGCGGGCTCCGGCGCCGACCAGGCCGACGAACTCGGCGGCTTCGCCGTGCGCTACGTCCTGGTCCGCAAGGGCGCGCCCCGCGAGGTCAGCCGCGTCCTGGACGCCACTCCCGGCCTGAGCCGGCTCAGCCAGGGGGACGGGAGCGCCCTGTGGCGCGTGGACCGGCAAGTCTCCCGCGCCGCCATCGTCACCGGCTCCGGCGAACCGGAGCCCGTCGCGGCCGGCCCCGTCGAACTGCACACCACCCTTCCCCCGGGCGCCGCGGGCCGCGTACTGCGGATCGCCGACACCGCCGACGAGGGCTGGACCGCGACCCTGGACGGCAAGCCGCTCACCCGCACCACGGTCGACGGCTGGGCCCAGGGCTTCGAACTCCCGGCCTCCGGCGGCAAGCTGGACGTCACCTTCGACGCGCCGCTCGGCCACACCGGCTGGCTGTGGGCGCAGGGCGCACTCGCCGTCGTCCTGGTGGTGCTCGCCCTGCCGGGCCGCCGCCGTGACGTGGACGACGACCTTCCCGAGGAAGAGGCGATCCCCGCCCAGGAGACCGCGGGCGAGGGCCGCCGCGCCCGCCGGCTGCGCGCCCAGGCCGAGGCGGAGGCCGAACAGGCCGCCGCGGACGGCTCCACCGCGCCCCCTTCTCCGGAGGAGGCCCCGGCCCACGCCGCGATCCCCCAGCAGCAGCCGTACGACGAGTGGGACGCGGCGAGCTACGGGGGCGCGGAGTACGGCACCTACGGCGGCGACCAGTACCAGGCCGCCCCCCAGTACCCGGCGGGCACGTACGAACAGCCGTACCAGGCGGACCCCTACCAGGGCGGCCAGTACGACCCGTACGCCTACGGGGGCACGTCCACGGCGTACGACCAGAACTACACCCAGGGCTACGACCCGACGGCGTACGACCCGGCGAACCCCCCGCACCCGCCGCATCCCCCGCACCACGGCACCGACAGTGAGCGCCCCGACGGGAGCCAGCAGTGA
- a CDS encoding DUF5719 family protein has product MNRTTLSLIAGATALAAVTGFAALSTPDTSGDSTAKAAAQLPVERTSLLCPEPSSSDLAETSYTAFTPVTKGAGGSGKAELAAANGQSADGSTAGKSGKSGKKNTGAPVVRPKEPGKPVTGTAEGAETPGLIGTATGRFAPGWTVQETTQVAAGTGRGLLGTNCTAPDSEFWFPGAGTADGRTDYVHLTNPDDSAAVVDIELYGKDGALKSTLGEGITVQPHSSEPILLSTLTDETDTDVTVHVTVRSGRVAAAVQALDDKLGGDWLAASADPAGSLVLPGIPKDATDVRLVAFTPGDSDADLKLRLASPTGQITPAGNETLHVKAGMTAAVDLGDVTRGEAGSLLLTPSDTSVPVVAALRVVRGKGDKRETAFIPATAPVGTRATVAGNRSKGTTLALTAPARTTQVKVTASAGSGGGTPVTKTYTIKAGTTQNVDAPVPSGLKGTYALTVEPVSAGPVYAARTLEAAGEGLPAFTIQTLPDDRGAVAVPEAEQDLSVLQK; this is encoded by the coding sequence GTGAACCGCACCACCCTGTCCCTGATCGCCGGCGCGACCGCGCTCGCCGCCGTCACCGGATTCGCCGCGCTCAGCACACCGGACACGTCCGGCGACAGCACCGCGAAGGCGGCCGCCCAGCTGCCCGTGGAGCGCACCAGCCTGCTGTGCCCCGAGCCGAGCAGCTCAGACCTCGCCGAGACGTCGTACACGGCCTTCACGCCCGTCACCAAGGGCGCCGGCGGCAGCGGCAAGGCCGAACTCGCCGCGGCGAACGGACAGTCGGCGGACGGTTCGACCGCAGGCAAGAGCGGCAAGAGCGGCAAGAAGAACACCGGAGCGCCCGTCGTGCGGCCCAAGGAGCCCGGCAAGCCGGTCACCGGCACCGCGGAGGGCGCCGAGACGCCCGGCCTCATCGGCACCGCCACGGGCAGGTTCGCTCCCGGCTGGACCGTCCAGGAGACCACCCAGGTCGCCGCGGGCACCGGACGCGGTCTGCTCGGCACCAACTGCACCGCCCCGGACTCCGAGTTCTGGTTCCCCGGCGCCGGCACCGCCGACGGCCGTACCGACTACGTGCACCTGACGAACCCCGACGACTCCGCGGCGGTCGTCGACATCGAGCTGTACGGGAAGGACGGCGCCCTCAAGTCGACGCTGGGCGAGGGCATCACGGTCCAGCCGCACTCCAGCGAGCCGATCCTGCTGTCCACGCTCACCGACGAGACGGACACCGACGTCACCGTTCACGTGACCGTCCGCAGCGGCCGGGTCGCCGCCGCCGTCCAGGCCCTCGACGACAAGCTCGGCGGCGACTGGCTGGCCGCCTCCGCCGACCCGGCGGGCAGTCTCGTCCTGCCCGGCATCCCCAAGGACGCCACGGACGTGCGCCTGGTCGCCTTCACCCCCGGGGACTCCGACGCCGACCTGAAGCTGCGCCTCGCCTCGCCCACCGGGCAGATCACCCCCGCGGGCAACGAGACGCTGCATGTGAAGGCGGGCATGACGGCCGCCGTCGACCTCGGCGACGTCACGCGCGGCGAGGCCGGCTCCCTGCTGCTGACGCCCTCGGACACGTCGGTCCCCGTGGTGGCCGCCCTGCGGGTGGTGCGCGGCAAGGGGGACAAGCGGGAGACGGCGTTCATCCCGGCGACCGCCCCGGTGGGCACGCGCGCGACGGTCGCCGGCAACCGCTCCAAGGGCACCACGCTCGCGCTGACCGCCCCGGCCCGCACCACCCAGGTCAAGGTCACCGCATCGGCCGGCAGCGGGGGCGGTACGCCGGTGACGAAGACGTACACGATCAAGGCCGGCACGACCCAGAACGTGGACGCGCCCGTCCCGAGCGGCCTCAAGGGCACGTACGCGCTCACCGTCGAGCCGGTCTCCGCAGGCCCCGTCTACGCCGCCCGCACCCTCGAGGCGGCCGGTGAGGGCCTACCGGCGTTCACGATCCAGACCCTGCCGGACGACCGTGGGGCGGTGGCGGTACCGGAGGCGGAGCAGGATCTTTCGGTGCTGCAGAAGTAG
- a CDS encoding metallopeptidase family protein: MDNPVPPRAAAPGPRRRDRHGRGMRGPIAPPQVPLAASRAEVFADLVQDSVERLERRWAQLADIDFLILEVPRLDGPGGGWGEDSVPLGGTIAAREGHPARVVVYRRPIEIRTKGRDERAALVHEVVVEQVAELLGLTPETVDPRYGED; this comes from the coding sequence ATGGACAACCCCGTACCGCCCCGCGCCGCAGCACCCGGGCCCCGCCGCCGCGACCGCCACGGCAGAGGCATGCGCGGCCCCATCGCGCCGCCCCAGGTGCCGCTCGCCGCGAGTCGCGCCGAGGTGTTCGCCGATCTGGTGCAGGACTCCGTGGAGCGTCTGGAGCGGCGCTGGGCGCAGCTCGCCGACATCGACTTCCTGATCCTCGAGGTGCCGCGTCTCGACGGCCCGGGCGGAGGCTGGGGCGAGGACTCGGTGCCCCTGGGCGGCACGATCGCCGCTCGCGAAGGGCACCCCGCGCGCGTGGTGGTCTACCGGCGCCCGATCGAGATCCGTACCAAGGGCCGCGACGAACGCGCGGCGCTGGTCCACGAGGTCGTCGTCGAGCAGGTTGCCGAGCTGCTGGGGCTGACCCCGGAGACGGTGGATCCCCGGTACGGCGAGGACTGA